The nucleotide sequence AAAATTCTGATATAAAATACTTTATTTCTCAATGGATTCACAATATGAAAACGCCCGTTTCTGTAATAGATTTAATAGTGCAGAGGGAGAAAGAAAAACTTAGCGGAGATGTTATAAAGAACATTGAAGAAGAAAATTATAAAATAAAAAATGGTATGGATCAGGTGCTAAATATAATAAGGCTAGATGAGTTTTCAAGAGATTATGAACCTGAGATAGTTGATATAGTAGAGCTTGTAAAAAGGACAATTAATTTAAAGAAAAACCAATTCATATATGGAAATGCATTTCCTAAAGTTGAATTTCATGTAGATAAGGCATTGGTGCTTACAGATAAGAAGTGGAGTACCTTTATAATCGATCAAATAATTTCAAATTCAATAAAGTACTCTAAAAAAGAGGAGAAGGGATATGTTTATTTTAATATAGTTCAGTCTAATAATAAGACGCATTTAGTTATAAAAGATAACGGTGTAGGAATACCAAAGTATGATTTGAAAAGAATTTTTGAGCCATTTTTTACTGGTGAAAATGGGAGGAATTTTGAAAATTCTACAGGTATAGGACTTTACATATGTAAGAAAATAGCCGATAATCTTGGACATGAAATATCAGTAGAATCTGAAATTAATAAGGGTACTATAGTTAAAATTACATACATGGCTAAAGTTTGATTTAAAGTTAGCTTACAAAAATGTAAGTCAATATTAATACAATAAGATTTCTTTACTTATATAATTTTTCTATAATTATAGAGAAAAATATTTGAATTTTAAATTGTTTATATATAATTTTTGTGTAAGGGATGTGAAAAATTTGTATGTTCTTCAAGCAGAAAATGTAACCAAGGTTTATGGCGGAAGGCTTGAGGTTAATTCAAACAATGCTCTAAACGGTATAAGTTTAAATATTGAAGATGGAGAATTTACTGCAATTATGGGGCCCTCGGGAAGTGGAAAAACAACTCTTTTAAATATATTAAGTGGAATAGATGAAGCTACTCGTGGAAAAATTAAAATAATGGGCAAGGATATAACAAAGTTTACAAGAGATGAAATGGCTATCTTTAGACGCGAAAATTTAGGAATAATATCTCAAGATTTTAACTTGCTTGATGATTTGACTTTGGAGGAAAATGCTGTATTACCTCTTTTTATTAAAGATGATAGTAGTGAAAACGTTAAGGATAGGGTTGAAGAGTTATTTAAATTTTTTAATATATGGGAACAAAGAAATAAGTATCCTCATAATGTATCAGGGG is from Clostridium acetobutylicum ATCC 824 and encodes:
- a CDS encoding ABC transporter ATP-binding protein, with the protein product MYVLQAENVTKVYGGRLEVNSNNALNGISLNIEDGEFTAIMGPSGSGKTTLLNILSGIDEATRGKIKIMGKDITKFTRDEMAIFRRENLGIISQDFNLLDDLTLEENAVLPLFIKDDSSENVKDRVEELFKFFNIWEQRNKYPHNVSGGQQQRAAACRALITNPKIVMADEPTGNLDSKASTKFMKYMQMINENRNSTIIMVTHDSYAASFCKRVLFIKDGKMYTEIRKKEGKEDFFNRILDCLAIIGGEVDEV
- a CDS encoding sensor histidine kinase; translated protein: MYKKIIKNFMKEKLSYSISFFLSSGIILFYFYVSKNITDVVYPIFMVVSIYIIFIVTEWFKYYRFNANLTRGIEREYYDLESVTPEQRMAQEAILKIHKNYAAKISEIDYKNSDIKYFISQWIHNMKTPVSVIDLIVQREKEKLSGDVIKNIEEENYKIKNGMDQVLNIIRLDEFSRDYEPEIVDIVELVKRTINLKKNQFIYGNAFPKVEFHVDKALVLTDKKWSTFIIDQIISNSIKYSKKEEKGYVYFNIVQSNNKTHLVIKDNGVGIPKYDLKRIFEPFFTGENGRNFENSTGIGLYICKKIADNLGHEISVESEINKGTIVKITYMAKV